The Algoriphagus halophilus sequence GCTCATTCGTGGTGTTGTACACCTCCATCAATTGCTTATGAAAAGAGCTTCCTTCTGACATGTCAAATGGAGCCATGGGTGCCGGTTTGAATTTTTCCAAATCTTGGATGAAAAAGGGTCGGATGGTTTTCCATTCTGGTTCTATCGCAGCGATATAGGCTGGTGGAGTGGGATACCAGTAACCTTCTCCTTTTTTTGGGGTATAACGAGTTAGGGTGGAGAGTTGAAGGTAGCCGTCTTTCTTGGCTACTTCCATTACTTTTTCCGCTATTTCTGTCGCTAAGTCAATATGGGATTGAAGGTTTTTTTTGCTCACGATCTTTGCCTTCATCGCTTTATCTATCCAATCCTGTTGTTTTCCTTCCAGCAAGTAGCCGGATGGCATGATGGCTTTTCCAACTTTCATGAAAGCCAGAATGGCAGCAAACTCCGGGGATTGAATTTTATCAGTACTGATATTCCAAGTATGGTCTGATAGATAAGTGTGCGCTAATAAACTCTGATGTTGAAATTGAGCCCCTTGGCTTTTACTTACTAAATAGGCTGCCAAACTGGTGTAAGCATAAATTCTTGCAGCAACTGGAGGACTTGCCACATCTGTCACCATGACTTCTGTGATATGAAAATACTCCTCAGCGTATGTTTTAGGCCAATCCGTTTCCTTTGAACCTGCGAAGGTATTTCCAAGTGCCCATAGGAATACAAAGCAATTGATCAAGATATGTTTTGTCAGTAATCTCATTTTAAGTGAAAGCTTTGCAGAGGCTGTTGGTTGACGCCTACTAAGATTTGAGTTCCTAAATCAGTTTGGATAGGCAAGAAGGATTTGATGTCCCCTTTGATGGAAATACCGGATTCAGCAGGAGATATGGGACTGAAGTTTCCATTTCCATCTCCTAACATGACGAGACCTAAGCCAGCGTCGATCACTCCAATTCGAATTCTTGTGAAAGATTGGTTTCCTCCTAAAATGAGGTCTTGATTTCCATCTTTATTGATATCTATAGGTAGAATGGCATAAATGGGGAATGATTGAGCAATTCTAGGTAATGGTTTAACGTTAAAACCTGATCCAGTATTTTCTAAATAAACCGACTCTAATATATTGGCCTCAAGTATTTGTGCATTCTCCAACTCTTTGGAGGAAAATAAATCCTGCATCGTTGCTTTAGAGTAGGATGCATAATCCGTAAATCGACTTCTCATACCTACCATTTGATCCAATAATTCATCCCTACTTGGAAATGGATACATTTTATCTCCTACAAAACATTCTAAAATCGGATCTATGGAACCATTTTGGTCAAAATCTGAAGCATATAATCTCAACGATTTGTTTTCGTTAGCTTCAAATTGAGAGTTTAAACCGAAGTTTCCGGCGATCAAATCAAGATCCCCATCTCCATCCATATCTGCTTTGCTGAGACTTCCCCACCAACCTGAAAGTTCATTTTTGAAATAGGAAGATGTTTGATTTTGAAAGCCAGAATCGGTATTGATCAAAATAGTAATAGGTAGAAACTCACCTACGAGAACCAAATCCATTTTTCCATCCGCATTCAGATCTAGTTTTTCTGATCCCGTAATCATTCCTATTTTTCCTTCCTCCGGCAAATAAGAAGATGTTTGATCTGTGAAATTCCCTTTCCCATCATTGATTAGGACTTTACTAGCAGGGATAATAGGGTACCTCCCAGGAATTAGTTTAGCCCCAACAAAAAGATCTGCTGCTCCATCTCCATTGATATCTATGGATTGAGCGGTTCCAGTACTGAATTTATAGGTAGGATAGCTGGATTGGCGAACAAGTTTACCTGTTCCATTATTGAGGTATAAGCGATCGTTTAAAGCATCATCAGAACCTATATAATCATGGTATCCACCACTTCCCAAGAATAAATCTTGATTTCCATCTCCATTAAAATCCTCAAAAATCGCCACAGCATCTGTAAATTCTGGCGAGCTTCTAAAGCCAGCATATTCAGTCCATTTCCCTTCAGAAAGGGAATATATTTTTCCTGGGTTTCCTTTTTCTCCTCCTACAAAAACCTCAGGGTTTCCATCCTTATTTAAGTCACCACTTGCTAAGATCGGATGGATATAACTTGCCATGGTAAGCATTAAAGGTTGACGTTTGAAGTCATTAAAAGTTGGAGGAATGGGGGAGTAGGGAGGTGTATTTGAACTCTTAGAAAGGAGTGGAGCTGTTGCTTCTACACTTTCGGTGGAGGAAGTGTTTTCTTTGTTTATCGTGATGAACTGGTTGGGTTGAATATTCTGAATGGTTTGAATGGTACCATCAGGCCAGCTTATCTCAATTTTATTAATCTGTTGATCATTTCCGATCCCGGCATGAATTCGTGGACTTACAGAAGATTGAAACCCACGGACTGGTTGGACTTCCAAAGTTTGGGTTTCTGTGTCCGAACTAATTTCAACCTTTGCCCCGATGCCGAAGGTATTTTGACCCTGTGAGGAAAGGGATAGTTGAATCCAGTTAGACTTGCCACTTTTATTTTCATATAAACTGGCAAAATCATTTAAATTACTTACCACCAAATCCAAATCCCCATCATTGTCTAAATCCGCATATACCGCTCCCGAAGAAAACCCTTTTTCATCCATCCCCCAATCGTCCGATCGGTCTTTGAAATCCAGGTTTCCTTGATTCTCGAAAATATAATTATGGACAGGGGTGGAAGTCATGGACGTGACCAAGTGGAGCGTATCTGCTTTTTCTTTGGCTATGGCCTGTTGGAAATAATAATCTCCCTTGTATTTCAAGAAGTCTCGGTTGGTATAATCCCGAAAGTACCCGTTGCTGATAAATAAATCCTTATTGCCGCTGTTCGTGGCATCAAAAAACAAAGCTGACCAACTCCAGTCACTATTTGAAATATTCGCCAATTGACCGATTTCAGCAAAGTTTCCGTCTCCTTGGTTCAATTGAAGCATGTTTCGCATATTTTGATGGTGAAATCCTTCTTGGATCATCAATGCGTATTGCTCATAATTTTCGGGACCATACAATAGTTTTTGCCGTTCATTATCCTCTGGCAGCATATCCAAGGTATAGATATCCAAATTTCCATCGTTGTTGATGTCTGAGATATCAGCACCCATAGAAAAATGGGATATGTGCTGAAAATACTCCTTCATTTGGTCCGAAAATGTCCCGTCTTTCTGATTCATGTATAGGTAATCGGGCTCTATGTAGTCGTTGGTGACTAATAAGTCAGGCCATCCATCTTGGTTGATATCAGAAACCACTACACCTAGGCCAAATCCTAATGCAGAACCTTTGATGCCTGCCTGTTCACTGATATCAATAAATTTCCCCTGGTCGTTTCTATAGAGTTTGTCACCGGCATAGGGGTGCCGGATGTTTTTGACTTCACTAAACTCCAATTCGTTGATTACTTCTATGTGGTGATTGAGAAGGAACATATCCAAATCACCATCCCGATCAAAATCAAAGAAAACGGCTTGAGTACTATTAGATGGGTCAGCAAGTCCATATTTTTCCGCTTCTTCACTAAAAGTAAAGTCTCCCTGATTAATCCAAAGCTCGTTTTTTCTGAATTCGGGACTTCCTTTTCCGGAATAGCAAACATAGATATCCAACAGACCATCCGCATTGACATCTGCCATACTGACCCCTGTGGTCCATACCTCCTTACCGGCAACTCCGGCAGACTTGGTTTTGTCCTCAAATTTCCAATTTCCCAAGTTCCTGAAGACTTTATTGGGGCTCATGTTTCCTGTAAAAAAGAGGTCTTCTAAGCCATCATTATCCAAATCACCCACAGCTACACCCCCTCCATTGTAGAAGTACTCATAGCGAAGGATATTGTTCTTTTGGTCTTCTTTTAATTGGTTTTTAAAAGTAACTCCCGCTTTTTTAGTTGAGATTTTTGCAAAAAGGGGAGTGTTAGCACTTTGTGCCAGTAGCGTATTTCCCTGAGTGATATAGACTAAAATCCCCAGAACAATGATGCTTGTCTTGGATTTAAATAGGAAATTCATGTAGTTAATTTGAAGAGTTTTAACTCAATCGATTGATGACATCTTCAAACAGTTTTTCGTTTACAACTGCAACCCCTCCCAAAAGTCCAACATCTTCACCTAACTGATAGAGCGCTAATTGGGACTTTTCACGGGATTTTGCCATACTGTAAATGTTCAGTGCTTGTTGGATTGGAGTAATCAAATACTGATTGGCCTCTGCCACGGAACCTCCAATGATGATTAATTCAGGATTTAATAACTGTATTAATATAGAAATACCTCTACCCAAATCAAGGCCTGCCTCCGAAAGAATGGTAATCGCTCTTTGATCGCCTGCAAGAGCAGCTTCCACTACTAAAGCTGGTTCGAGTTCACCTTTGTGATCTCTGACCATCCTAGCCAAAATGCTGTCTTTGTCAAGCTTAATGGCATCTTCAGCCATTCTTACGATGGCAGTTCCTGAAGCAACTGCTTCTAAACATCCTTTCTTCCCACAAATGCAGGTAACGTCGCGTGATTCAAATATTGGAGAATGCGAAAATTCACCGGCAAATCCAGAAGCACCTTGATACAATTTACCATCAATAATTATTCCTAAGCCAATTCCCCAACCCACGAATATCCCTAAGACATTTTTGTGAGAATGATCTGAACCAAATTTGAACTCTGCCAAGGTCATTGCCCGGGCATCGTTCTCCATGTATATTTTCTTGGAAAACCGTTCCTCAAGATTTTCAATGAGAGACTTTTTCCCAAATCTTAAATAAGTGTAGTTGACGCCTCCGACAGAGTCCACTAAACCAGGCATAGAGATCCCAATGGCAATCACTTTTTCAGGCTTGATTTCCGTCCTTTTCAGGTAAGAATCAATCAAATCACATAGATGATCAAAAGTCTCTTTTTCATTGTCCAGTGTGATCTTATGGCTTTCTTTAGGAAATGCTAATGTTTGATTACAGGAATATAGGGCGAAGTTTGCTTGAAATTTGGATAAATCTACCGATAAAACATAAAAGGCATCCTCTGCCAATCGGTATAAGTCAGGTTTTCTTCCCCCTTGGGATTCAGCTCTACCATGCTTGATTACTTCCCCAGAAGCCATCAAGTCCGATAACAAGGCATTTACGGTGGGAAGAGAGATCCCTACTTCGGCACAAATTTCACTTGCAGTGTTTGCCCCTTTCAGGTATAAGTTTTTGATGATTTTAATCTTATTAAGATAGCTCTTGATTTCGACGACACCGTCCATCTTATCAATAACTTCTTGCGGGTTTATTAGATGCATAAGTCTGAATTGATCTCTAATTAAGGTATTTTTTTGATTTCAAAAAAGCACTTATTTAAAAAAATATAGAAACATGTTTGTCTTTTTTATGGGAATTGAAATTAATTCCTTGAAGAAGTTGATTTCAGCAAAAGAATTGAATGAAAGATTTCCGCCTCCTCAATTTTTTCCTGTCTTAAACCGGGGAAAAAGAATGGTTAGGGAGTTTAAAAAAAGCCCGGTAAACCGGGCTAAAAAATTTTTAATAAGTCAGTCCGTAGCTCAATCACCCTTAAAATAAACTTAGTAGTCAAAAAAATGTCTAGCGGACAAGTTTTAAAAGTACATTAATATAAACATAAATATCTAAACATCAAAATATTGCATGTAAAAAACATTTTGAATTGTCTAAAATGTTTATGGGGTGAAATTGGCTTATTGAACCTTTTTTTAATTAAATCTGATTATTTGATTTTCCTCTTTTTCAACCACCACCTCATCTTCTTTATAATTAATCAAATCCTCCAACCTTCCAGACGGATTGTAATATCTCCAAGTACCTTCTTTCTTTCCATCTTTCATGGTTCCTTCGGATGCTTTTCTACCATTTTCATGGTAAAATGTCCAAATTCCTTCAGCTTTTCCTTGCTTATAACTTCCTTCCGATTCTTTTTTACCTGTTACGTAATAGGTAATCCTAGTGCCATTTCCGTCCTTTAATGTGCCTTTTTCATAGGTTTCTGTCCCATCGTAAGAATAATATTCTCCGACGTTTAGCAATTTCCCAGACTCCCAAAATTCTTCCTGAGTAAGTTTTTTATTATCATAGAACAAACCCCAAATTCCATCCTCTTTACCTAGTTTATAGGTTCCTACAGATTTTAACTGGCCCCCATCATAATAGTAAAACCATTGCCCTTCCTCCAGTCCCAAGTTGAAGCTTCCTTCTGCTATTAAGATTCCGATTTTATTGAAGTATTTCCAGACTCCACTTTGCTGATCATTTCTATATTCACCTATGGAATAAAGTTCCCCATCAGGAAAATAGCTTTTCCAAAGACCTGTCTTCATTCCCGAGGCATAATTTCCAAAAACGGATGGTTCGCCGGTACTATGGAATTCCACATATTCTCCTACAGGAATCCCTAACTCAAAGGTTTGCCTTTTAGAAAGGCTTTTGTTTGGGAAATATTCTTCCCAAGTTCCCTCTGCAATCCCATTTTTATATTTTTCCAATCTAGCCATCCGGCCATTTTCATAAAAATAGGTCCAATCACCTGTCTTTTTCCCATATTGATCATAGGTCTCTACAGCTTCAAGTCTATTGTTTTCAGGGTAATACCTTTTCCAAGTTCCAACTTTTACTCCATTGGAATACTTGCCTTCCTCTATGGGTCTATTTGGATAGAAGTAGCGTTTAAAATCTCCGTCTAGCTGCCCATTTTTATAAGTAGCCTCTATCATTAATATTCCTTCTGGATCATATTCCAGGTAAGGGCCTTCTCTTTTGTTTTCTTTGAAATATTCAACTATGGCTGTTTCACCGAATTCATGGTAAGTAACCCACTGACCGGTTTTCATTCCGTTTTCATAGGAGCCTTCTCTTTTGACCTGTTTAAAAGGAATATATTCGGGATTACCTGTCTTCCCATAATATTCAGTGAATTGTCCTACCAATACACTGTCCTGAAAAATCATTTCTGTAATTAAAGCTCCATCCAAATCATATACTTTGGCGGGACCAAACAACTTTCCATCCTTATAGTCTGCCACGACTTTTTTCAGCCCCCTGGCATTATAGGAAGTCCAAGTTCCCTCTTTTTGTCCATTTTGATAATTTCCTTCAGAAAGTATTTGGTTTGTTTTAGGGTTGTAATATTTCCACAGCCCTTCTTTGCTAGTGCCTTCCATTACCCCTGTTGCCATAATTGTAGAATCAGAATTATATAGCTTCACTATTGAAGATTGTTGGGCAAAAAGGGAGAATGAAAATAAGGTTGCACCTAGAATCAGGATAAATTTCATATATATACTATTCTTTCAGGAAATTGTGAATTGTAGGTAATAACTCAAAATAAGAAAATAAAACCAGCGATTTATCGATTGTGATAAGTTTACGTCAATCTCAAATTTCAGGTTTGTTTTGTTCACTAAATCGTAGAAAGATAATTGACAATCAATTGTATTTCTTCTGCGATTTTAGTGGTGATTTCATGGTTGTTTCCCTCAACTTCAATTTCTTTTATCCAGACATTTAAAGATCCGGGCTCAATCATTTCAGGATGTTGGGACTTTATTTTTTGGTTTTCAAGAATTAATCCTGGGTAATCCCAGGGACTTTCTGTAGTTCCAAAATAAAAATTATTCTCGTAAAGAAACGATGAAATCTTTTGGTAATTTTTCTCTCCAGCAAGAATGATCAAAAATAATCCATTGCCAAACCAGTTTAAAACTCGAATATTTAGACCTGTTTCAGGGTCGAAATTCCGGATGATGTCTAATACATGATAAGGCATCCCCAATAAGTCATTTCCTCTGGAAAGTTTTTTTGATTTATGTTTCAAGGAAATTGCCCTCAAGTCTTCATCAGCAATGGTCTCGGCCACTTGGGAGAATATATCCCAAAATTGAAGTTTAAGACGATGAAGCTTTTTTAATAACTGTTGGTCTTTCCAAAGCTCCAGGTCAGGATGTTGGTCAGGTTCGTTCATGTTACCATGTTAATAATGCTGATGCCCATGTGAAACCTGAACCAAATGCTGCTAAACAAACTAAGTCACCTTCTTTGATTCTACCCTGTTCCCAAGCTTCACTCAAGGCAATTGGAATGGTTGCGCCAGTGGTATTTCCATAATACATGATATTGTTGAACACTTTTTCATCAGGGAAGTCCAATTTTTGCTGGATGTATTGGCTAATACGCAAGTTGGCTTGATGAGGGACCAGTAAATCTATTTCTTCTTTGGTTTTACCGTTTGCCTCTAAGGCTTCATTGATCACTTCTATGAACCGGACGATGGCGTGTTTGAAAACCACATTTCCATTCATCTTTAAAAAGAAACTACCGGAATCAAATAATTCTTTGGAATAACGATCTTCTCTGGAACTGCCTGGGTCTTTGCAATAAAGTTCCTCCGCAAAATTTCCGTCAGCATGTAAGTGCGTGGAGAGAATACCTGAATCTTCTTGATCAGTTGCACTCAAAACCACAGCACCAGCTCCATCAGCAAAAATCACCGCACTTGACCTGCCTTCATTGCTTTTATCCAATCCTGAAGATTGAATTTCTGCTCCCACTACCAATATGTTTCGGTACATGCCGGTTTTGATAAATTGGTCTGCTACTGACAAGGCATATATAAATCCTGAGCAGGCATTTCTGATGTCTAAGGCTCCAATACCGGGGATTCCCAGTTCACGCTGTAACAGGACTCCATTCCCTGGTACATAATAATCGGGTGTAACTGTCGCAAAAACGATGAAATCCAAGTCTTTTGCTTCTAACCCAGCTCTTTTTAATGCCATGATTGAAGCGTCTTTGGATAAACTGGTGACGGTATCTACTCCTGGTGTAAACCATCTTCTTTGTTCAATTCCCGTACGTTCTACAATCCAATCATCATTGGTATCCATCATACCTGATAATTCCGTATTGGTCACAATCCTTTCAGGCAAGGAATGGCCCACTCCTAAAATTTTGGATTTCTTCATCTCTCCTTGGGTTTATTAAAAATGAGTTCAAATATGAGGATATGATCGCTCTCTTACAAAATACTCAGATGAACAATAAAAAGTTTAGAATTAGCCAAACAAGGTGTAATTTCCATGTTGGTCCATCGGAGATGTTTTTCGCATGACCGCAGGGGTATCATTCTGAACAGAATTCACCAAAGGTGAGACAGTGTAGCTTAAGAGGAAATCGGAAGATATCGGCTCAAAAAGGCTTTTTAGGTCTTCAACTTTGGAGTAACTATCCAACCATTTTTTTTCACCTTCTTTGTTCAAAATGACTGGCATTCTATCATGCACATCGGAAACAACCTCATTTGGGGTGGTCGTCAAAATTAAGAATGTATGTTGGGTTTCTCCATTTACAGATTCGTACTCCTCCCAAATGCCTGCCATGGAGAACAATTCTCCTTCTCTCATGGTAAAGCGGTAAGGGATTTTTGTTTTTTTACCGAGTTTTTTCCATTCATAAAAGCCGTCTGCAGGAATTATACATCTTCTTTTTTGGAAAGAACTTTTAAAAGAAACCTTTTGATCTACAGTTTCGGATTTGGCATTGATCAATTTCAATGCGACAGGTTTGTTTTTACCAAACTCTGGTGTAATTCCCCAATAAAAATAAGAAAAACCATTTGGGCTCGCCGAGGTGATGACTGGTACCAACTGGGTAGGGGCGATGTTATATCTGGGATGAAAATCAGAAAGCATCTCAGCCTGGAACCTTTCTTCCAATTCAATTTTACTTTTGCTTAATGAATAACGTCCACACATATAGAATATAACTTGATTAGCAAGCTGGAAGTTAGATATCCTTGGTTATAAATTCAACAGCCCGAGACTCAGAATAATAAGGTTTTTCAGAATTTGCTACTGTGAAACCCACATGGCCTCCTTGTTTTGGGAATTCAAAGTATACATTGTCCAGATTTTTGGCAAGTTGGTAAGGGTAGCATAAATCACTAAGAAAAGGATCATTTAATGCGTTTAGAACGAGTGTGGGCACTTTTATGTGTTCTAAATAAAAGAGGGAAGAGTTGATAAAATAATATTCTTCGGCATCGGCAAATCCATGAAGTGGTCCTGTTAAATAATCATCAAAATCTGCCAAAGTTTTTATGTTTTTCAACATTTCGACAGGGATTTCACCTGGATGGGTCTTTGATTTTAGAATAACCTTTTCTTTTAAGGTTTTTAGAAAACGCTTGGAGTACAAGGTGTTTTCTACTGAGGAAATTTTTTTACTTGCACTGCTTAAGTGCAACGGAACTGAAATGGCTACTCCTTTTCTTAGTTTATCAGAGACCATTTCTTGTTCACCTAAATATTTTAAGATAAGATTTCCTCCCAAAGAAAAACCTACCAGTGAGATTTCATCATAGTCATGTTCAGCATGCTTGATGACTGTGTTTAAGTCATAGGTAGCACCAGAATGGTAGAAAATAGGCTGTTGGTTGAGTTCTGCTCCGCAGCCTCGATAATTCCAGGCAAGCACGTCAAAACCATTTTTTATAAAAATTTTACACATTCCCAGGATGTAGGCACGGGAACTATTTCCTTCCAGGCCATGGTTTACGATTATCAATTGGGAGCTGCCTT is a genomic window containing:
- a CDS encoding vanadium-dependent haloperoxidase, whose amino-acid sequence is MRLLTKHILINCFVFLWALGNTFAGSKETDWPKTYAEEYFHITEVMVTDVASPPVAARIYAYTSLAAYLVSKSQGAQFQHQSLLAHTYLSDHTWNISTDKIQSPEFAAILAFMKVGKAIMPSGYLLEGKQQDWIDKAMKAKIVSKKNLQSHIDLATEIAEKVMEVAKKDGYLQLSTLTRYTPKKGEGYWYPTPPAYIAAIEPEWKTIRPFFIQDLEKFKPAPMAPFDMSEGSSFHKQLMEVYNTTNELDEEKILIANFWDCNPFKVEFSGHMAIGVKKISPGGHWMGITGIAAQKADLSFEETAYIHALVGMTLHDAFISCWKAKYDTDRIRPETVINQKMDQRWRPILQTPPFPEYTSGHSVISRASAVVLTGYFGDNFEFIDSSETYFGLPERPFKSFLLASEEAAISRLYGGIHFRDAIEEGVKQGEKIGDMIWSNLQQKQ
- a CDS encoding VCBS repeat-containing protein — its product is MNFLFKSKTSIIVLGILVYITQGNTLLAQSANTPLFAKISTKKAGVTFKNQLKEDQKNNILRYEYFYNGGGVAVGDLDNDGLEDLFFTGNMSPNKVFRNLGNWKFEDKTKSAGVAGKEVWTTGVSMADVNADGLLDIYVCYSGKGSPEFRKNELWINQGDFTFSEEAEKYGLADPSNSTQAVFFDFDRDGDLDMFLLNHHIEVINELEFSEVKNIRHPYAGDKLYRNDQGKFIDISEQAGIKGSALGFGLGVVVSDINQDGWPDLLVTNDYIEPDYLYMNQKDGTFSDQMKEYFQHISHFSMGADISDINNDGNLDIYTLDMLPEDNERQKLLYGPENYEQYALMIQEGFHHQNMRNMLQLNQGDGNFAEIGQLANISNSDWSWSALFFDATNSGNKDLFISNGYFRDYTNRDFLKYKGDYYFQQAIAKEKADTLHLVTSMTSTPVHNYIFENQGNLDFKDRSDDWGMDEKGFSSGAVYADLDNDGDLDLVVSNLNDFASLYENKSGKSNWIQLSLSSQGQNTFGIGAKVEISSDTETQTLEVQPVRGFQSSVSPRIHAGIGNDQQINKIEISWPDGTIQTIQNIQPNQFITINKENTSSTESVEATAPLLSKSSNTPPYSPIPPTFNDFKRQPLMLTMASYIHPILASGDLNKDGNPEVFVGGEKGNPGKIYSLSEGKWTEYAGFRSSPEFTDAVAIFEDFNGDGNQDLFLGSGGYHDYIGSDDALNDRLYLNNGTGKLVRQSSYPTYKFSTGTAQSIDINGDGAADLFVGAKLIPGRYPIIPASKVLINDGKGNFTDQTSSYLPEEGKIGMITGSEKLDLNADGKMDLVLVGEFLPITILINTDSGFQNQTSSYFKNELSGWWGSLSKADMDGDGDLDLIAGNFGLNSQFEANENKSLRLYASDFDQNGSIDPILECFVGDKMYPFPSRDELLDQMVGMRSRFTDYASYSKATMQDLFSSKELENAQILEANILESVYLENTGSGFNVKPLPRIAQSFPIYAILPIDINKDGNQDLILGGNQSFTRIRIGVIDAGLGLVMLGDGNGNFSPISPAESGISIKGDIKSFLPIQTDLGTQILVGVNQQPLQSFHLK
- a CDS encoding ROK family transcriptional regulator, translating into MHLINPQEVIDKMDGVVEIKSYLNKIKIIKNLYLKGANTASEICAEVGISLPTVNALLSDLMASGEVIKHGRAESQGGRKPDLYRLAEDAFYVLSVDLSKFQANFALYSCNQTLAFPKESHKITLDNEKETFDHLCDLIDSYLKRTEIKPEKVIAIGISMPGLVDSVGGVNYTYLRFGKKSLIENLEERFSKKIYMENDARAMTLAEFKFGSDHSHKNVLGIFVGWGIGLGIIIDGKLYQGASGFAGEFSHSPIFESRDVTCICGKKGCLEAVASGTAIVRMAEDAIKLDKDSILARMVRDHKGELEPALVVEAALAGDQRAITILSEAGLDLGRGISILIQLLNPELIIIGGSVAEANQYLITPIQQALNIYSMAKSREKSQLALYQLGEDVGLLGGVAVVNEKLFEDVINRLS
- a CDS encoding toxin-antitoxin system YwqK family antitoxin, whose protein sequence is MKFILILGATLFSFSLFAQQSSIVKLYNSDSTIMATGVMEGTSKEGLWKYYNPKTNQILSEGNYQNGQKEGTWTSYNARGLKKVVADYKDGKLFGPAKVYDLDGALITEMIFQDSVLVGQFTEYYGKTGNPEYIPFKQVKREGSYENGMKTGQWVTYHEFGETAIVEYFKENKREGPYLEYDPEGILMIEATYKNGQLDGDFKRYFYPNRPIEEGKYSNGVKVGTWKRYYPENNRLEAVETYDQYGKKTGDWTYFYENGRMARLEKYKNGIAEGTWEEYFPNKSLSKRQTFELGIPVGEYVEFHSTGEPSVFGNYASGMKTGLWKSYFPDGELYSIGEYRNDQQSGVWKYFNKIGILIAEGSFNLGLEEGQWFYYYDGGQLKSVGTYKLGKEDGIWGLFYDNKKLTQEEFWESGKLLNVGEYYSYDGTETYEKGTLKDGNGTRITYYVTGKKESEGSYKQGKAEGIWTFYHENGRKASEGTMKDGKKEGTWRYYNPSGRLEDLINYKEDEVVVEKEENQIIRFN
- a CDS encoding 3-oxoacyl-ACP synthase III family protein, translating into MKKSKILGVGHSLPERIVTNTELSGMMDTNDDWIVERTGIEQRRWFTPGVDTVTSLSKDASIMALKRAGLEAKDLDFIVFATVTPDYYVPGNGVLLQRELGIPGIGALDIRNACSGFIYALSVADQFIKTGMYRNILVVGAEIQSSGLDKSNEGRSSAVIFADGAGAVVLSATDQEDSGILSTHLHADGNFAEELYCKDPGSSREDRYSKELFDSGSFFLKMNGNVVFKHAIVRFIEVINEALEANGKTKEEIDLLVPHQANLRISQYIQQKLDFPDEKVFNNIMYYGNTTGATIPIALSEAWEQGRIKEGDLVCLAAFGSGFTWASALLTW
- a CDS encoding SOS response-associated peptidase, translating into MCGRYSLSKSKIELEERFQAEMLSDFHPRYNIAPTQLVPVITSASPNGFSYFYWGITPEFGKNKPVALKLINAKSETVDQKVSFKSSFQKRRCIIPADGFYEWKKLGKKTKIPYRFTMREGELFSMAGIWEEYESVNGETQHTFLILTTTPNEVVSDVHDRMPVILNKEGEKKWLDSYSKVEDLKSLFEPISSDFLLSYTVSPLVNSVQNDTPAVMRKTSPMDQHGNYTLFG
- a CDS encoding YheT family hydrolase gives rise to the protein MPLITDSIYQRPRWLFNRHLETIYPAIFRKVELEKPIRERITTIDGDFLDLDWYKQGSSQLIIVNHGLEGNSSRAYILGMCKIFIKNGFDVLAWNYRGCGAELNQQPIFYHSGATYDLNTVIKHAEHDYDEISLVGFSLGGNLILKYLGEQEMVSDKLRKGVAISVPLHLSSASKKISSVENTLYSKRFLKTLKEKVILKSKTHPGEIPVEMLKNIKTLADFDDYLTGPLHGFADAEEYYFINSSLFYLEHIKVPTLVLNALNDPFLSDLCYPYQLAKNLDNVYFEFPKQGGHVGFTVANSEKPYYSESRAVEFITKDI